A section of the Lathamus discolor isolate bLatDis1 chromosome 6, bLatDis1.hap1, whole genome shotgun sequence genome encodes:
- the LOC136016736 gene encoding olfactory receptor 5AP2-like, with product MGGNHTQIEFILLGITGSPGAQTPLFVLFLLIYIVTLVGNIGIITLVRMSPSLHTPMYFFLTHVAFIDISYSTAISPRMLADLLSEDKTISFSGCMMQFFTLAFFGTIECHLLAMMAYDRHVAICQPLLYVTVISRHICWQLVASSCLFAFLSAIIYTWCVFGGFFCGPNRIDHFFCDEVPVLKLVCSDTHSSEMVIFAVVTVNEVGTSLVILLSYISILRTVLRMCSAQSRARAFYTCTSHLMAVSMYFGSAFFMYLQPPSSHRSLDNVDSVIYAVLIPMLNPFIYSLRNKEVKGALVKCGRRFFIHWQHRRALPSRT from the coding sequence ATGGGAGGAAATCACACCCAGATTGAGTTCATCCTGTTGGGAATTACAGGCAGCCCAGGTGCGCAGACCcctctttttgtcttgtttctatTGATTTACATTGTCACTTTGGTGGGGAACATTGGCATTATTACATTGGTTCGGATGTCTCCCAGCCTCCACAcccccatgtacttcttcctcaCCCATGTTGCCTTCATTGACATCAGCTACTCCACAGCCATCTCCCCCAGGATGCTGGCAGACCTGTTATCAGAggacaaaaccatttctttctctgGCTGCATGATGCAATTCTTCACATTAGCTTTCTTTGGTACTATTGAGTGTCACCTGCTGGCCATGATGGCCTACGACCGGCACGTTGCTATCTGCCAGCCCCTGCTTTATGTGACTGTCATCTCCAGACACATCTGCTGGCAGCTGGTAGCATCATCCTGCCTATTTGCCTTCCTCAGTGCCATCATCTACACATGGTGCGTGTTTGGAGGTTTCTTTTGTGGTCCCAACCGCATTGACCACTTCTTTTGTGACGAAGTCCCTGTTCTAAAGCTCGTGTGCTCTGACACCCACAGCAGCGAGATGGTCATCTTTGCTGTTGTCACTGTCAATGAGGTGGGCACGAGCTTGGTCATTTTACTTTCCTACATCTCTATCCTTCGCACGGTGCTGAGGatgtgctcagcacagagcagggccagagccTTCTACACCTGCACCTCCCATTTGATGGCTGTTTCCATGTACTTTGGGTCAGCATTCTTCATGTACCTGCAACCTCCATCTAGCCACAGGAGCCTGGATAATGTGGACTCCGTCATCTATGCTGTGCTCATCCCCATGCTCAACCCATTCatctacagcctgaggaacAAGGAGGTGAAGGGGGCTCTGGTGAAGTGCGGGAGGAGGTTCTTCATTCACTGGCAACATAGAAGAGCTTTGCCATCCAGAACATGA
- the LOC136016740 gene encoding olfactory receptor 5AP2-like has protein sequence MGGNHTQIEFILLGITGSPGAQTPLFVLFLLIYIVTLVGNIGIITLFWVSPSLHTPMYFFLTHVAFIDISYSTVISPRMLADLLSEDKTISFTGCMMQLLTFAFFATIECHLLAMMAYDRHVAICQPLLYVTVISRRICWQLVASSYLFAFLSAIIYTWCVFGGFFCGPNRIDHFFCDEVPVLKLVCSDTHSSEMVIFAFATINSVGSNVVIMLSYISILRTVLRMCSAQSRARAFHTCTSHLTAVSIFFGTGFFMYLQPPSSHSSLDKVASIFYTVVTPMLNPFIYSLRNKEVKGALLKCGRRFFNHWQHKKALSSRTCTGPVK, from the coding sequence ATGGGAGGAAATCACACCCAGATTGAATTCATCCTGTTGGGAATTACAGGCAGCCCAGGTGCACAGACTcctctttttgtcttgtttctatTGATTTACATTGTCACTTTGGTGGGGAACATTGGCATTATCACATTGTTTTGGGTGTCTCCCAGCCTCCACAcccccatgtacttcttcctcaCCCATGTTGCCTTCATTGACATCAGCTACTCCACAGTCATCTCCCCCAGGATGCTGGCAGACCTGTTATCAGAggacaaaaccatttctttcactggctGCATGATGCAGTTACtcacctttgctttctttgctacTATTGAGTGTCATCTGCTGGCCATGATGGCCTACGACCGGCACGTTGCTATCTGCCAGCCCCTGCTTTATGTGACCGTCATCTCCAGACgcatctgctggcagctggTAGCATCATCCTACCTATTTGCCTTCCTCAGTGCCATCATCTACACATGGTGCGTGTTTGGAGGTTTCTTTTGTGGTCCCAACCGCATTGACCACTTCTTTTGTGATGAAGTTCCTGTGCTAAAGCTCGTGTGCTCTGACACCCACAGCAGCGAGATGGTCATCTTTGCCTTCGCCACCATCAATTCAGTGGGTTCAAACGTGGTCATTATGCTCTCCTACATCTCTATCCTTCGCACGGTGCTGAGGatgtgctcagcacagagcagggccagagccTTCCACACCTGCACCTCCCATTTGACAGCTGTTTCCATATTCTTTGGGACAGGATTCTTCATGTACTTACAACCTCCATCTAGCCACAGTAGCCTGGATAAGGTGGCTTCCATATTTTACACCGTGGTTACCCCAATGCTCAACCCATTCatctacagcctgaggaacAAGGAGGTGAAGGGGGCTCTGCTGAAATGTGGGAGGAGGTTCTTCAACCACTGGCAACATAAGAAAGCTCTATCATCCAGGACATGCACAGGTCCTGTCAAGTGA